One genomic window of Luteitalea pratensis includes the following:
- a CDS encoding DUF1003 domain-containing protein, producing the protein MTTLSTPLATAPGNAEDPIVRNTRAVALLAKRSALQRSAFALVCDRVTYSVGTTASLILHALWFSCWVTANAVLPTPFDPFPFSLLTSIVSLEAIFLSLFVLNSQNRLTRDSDQRAQIDLQVNLLAEQEMTLVLRMLRDLCARADIAVPEGLTELLHEVDVEKVAATVARELPEQS; encoded by the coding sequence GTGACCACACTCTCAACGCCGTTAGCGACAGCGCCAGGGAACGCAGAGGATCCGATCGTCCGAAACACCCGAGCCGTCGCGCTGCTGGCGAAGCGTTCTGCGCTCCAGCGGTCAGCCTTTGCTCTGGTGTGTGATCGCGTGACGTACTCGGTGGGCACCACTGCGTCATTGATCCTGCACGCCCTGTGGTTCTCGTGTTGGGTCACGGCAAATGCCGTTCTGCCCACACCGTTTGACCCGTTTCCGTTTTCGCTCCTGACGTCGATCGTCAGCCTCGAGGCCATTTTTCTGTCACTGTTCGTTCTCAACAGCCAGAACCGTCTGACCCGCGACTCCGATCAGCGCGCCCAGATCGACCTGCAGGTGAACCTGCTCGCCGAGCAGGAGATGACGCTGGTGCTTCGGATGCTCCGCGATCTCTGTGCGCGGGCGGACATCGCGGTGCCGGAGGGGCTGACGGAGCTGCTCCATGAGGTCGACGTGGAGAAGGTGGCTGCGACGGTGGCACGGGAACTACCGGAGCAGAGCTGA
- a CDS encoding SRPBCC family protein gives MFNPQSTSCSIVHSEGCIAPAHRGARRRNRSQDGLDTASGGRRGQAVTRWYATCSSRYQLMTTDALYERPISLSTAEDWIALGGGGLLLLLGASRRDAVGALLAISSAPLLYRGITGQWPARVNGDTPSDSTTRALGGERGVHVRESIRLEVPISEAYGFWRRLEQLPRFMKHLDRVIENANGTSHWVAAGPAGLPVEWDAEIINEVENTLIAWRSLPGSDVVTAGSVRFDPVRAGRSTQVSVHLQYAPPAGKTGALIASLFGREPSQTIREDLRNFKQLLEAGEIPRAAATT, from the coding sequence TTGTTCAATCCGCAGTCTACAAGCTGCTCAATCGTCCACAGCGAAGGCTGCATCGCGCCCGCTCACAGGGGCGCGCGGCGGAGAAACCGCTCGCAAGACGGGCTCGACACGGCTTCCGGCGGCCGTCGTGGCCAGGCCGTCACACGCTGGTACGCAACGTGCTCTTCTCGATATCAGCTTATGACTACCGATGCCCTGTATGAGCGCCCCATTTCTCTGAGCACTGCTGAAGACTGGATCGCGCTTGGCGGCGGGGGATTGTTGCTGCTCCTCGGCGCGTCGCGACGAGACGCCGTCGGTGCACTCCTGGCGATTTCCTCAGCACCCCTGCTGTACCGAGGCATCACGGGCCAATGGCCGGCGCGTGTGAATGGCGACACCCCTTCCGACAGCACGACGAGGGCGCTCGGTGGCGAGCGCGGCGTGCACGTCCGGGAATCGATTCGGCTCGAAGTGCCGATTTCCGAAGCCTACGGCTTCTGGCGTCGCCTCGAGCAGTTGCCGCGATTCATGAAGCACCTGGACCGTGTGATCGAAAACGCGAACGGGACGTCGCACTGGGTGGCGGCCGGGCCAGCCGGGCTGCCGGTCGAGTGGGATGCCGAGATCATCAACGAGGTCGAGAACACCCTGATCGCGTGGCGGTCCCTTCCCGGATCTGACGTCGTGACCGCCGGGTCAGTGCGTTTCGACCCGGTCCGCGCCGGTCGCAGTACACAAGTCAGCGTCCACCTCCAATACGCGCCACCGGCCGGAAAGACCGGCGCGCTGATCGCGTCGCTGTTCGGCCGCGAGCCTTCTCAAACCATTCGCGAGGATCTCCGGAACTTCAAGCAGTTGCTCGAAGCCGGCGAAATTCCCCGCGCAGCCGCAACAACCTAG
- a CDS encoding NAD(P)/FAD-dependent oxidoreductase → MAGLVARSVGRVPSLSAPQRPLRVGQPLWLADAARGQQRYPALSGRHDAAVAVVGGGITGALVAHAFATAGISTTVLEAAAVGRGSTAASSALLLKEPDLELTQLTNRYGVRRSRRIWELSHQSVDQLIALLKRRRIRCDLKMRDAVYYATTAQAAERLRQEHELRARLGFESEWLGPVRLRRLTGITGHGAVLTKASAQFDPYRACVGILRAASAAGAHVFERSEVRRIEKTPDGVCISTRHGTLHADRVVIATGYATPRFRPLAGRFRMYRTYVLATEPLDIGQRDDVGLSDVMVWDTERPYHYARWTPDHRLLLGGGDRLVKPGQQRGQHSGTAARDLRAYFDAQLPALATVRTERVWEGLFAVTADSLPYIGPHRRYPRHWFALGYGGNGMTFGSLAARLLLERWQGVKSRDHALFEFARLRRP, encoded by the coding sequence ATGGCTGGCCTGGTCGCGCGATCGGTCGGCAGGGTGCCGTCGTTGAGCGCGCCACAACGACCGTTGCGCGTCGGACAGCCTCTATGGCTGGCTGACGCTGCACGCGGCCAACAACGGTATCCAGCCCTGTCGGGTCGACACGACGCGGCGGTCGCTGTCGTGGGTGGTGGAATCACCGGCGCATTGGTCGCACACGCCTTCGCGACGGCAGGTATCTCCACGACGGTTCTGGAAGCTGCGGCAGTCGGGAGAGGCAGCACGGCAGCAAGCTCCGCGCTTCTCCTGAAGGAACCGGACCTCGAGCTCACGCAACTGACCAATCGGTATGGCGTCCGCCGCAGCCGGCGGATCTGGGAGTTGAGCCATCAATCGGTCGATCAATTGATTGCGTTGCTGAAGCGTCGTCGGATCCGTTGCGATTTGAAGATGCGAGATGCCGTCTACTACGCGACGACCGCGCAGGCAGCCGAGCGTCTTCGTCAGGAGCATGAACTTCGTGCGCGGTTGGGGTTCGAGTCCGAGTGGCTTGGCCCCGTTCGACTTCGCCGTCTGACCGGCATCACGGGCCATGGCGCGGTGCTGACGAAGGCCAGCGCGCAATTCGATCCGTATCGCGCGTGTGTCGGCATCCTCCGCGCTGCCTCAGCCGCGGGCGCCCATGTGTTCGAACGGTCGGAAGTACGACGGATCGAAAAAACACCTGATGGTGTGTGCATCAGCACCCGTCACGGGACGCTCCACGCGGACCGCGTGGTCATCGCGACCGGTTACGCGACGCCCCGGTTTCGTCCGTTGGCGGGACGTTTTCGCATGTATCGGACGTATGTTCTTGCGACCGAGCCGCTCGACATTGGCCAGCGTGACGACGTCGGTCTGTCCGACGTCATGGTCTGGGACACCGAGCGGCCGTATCACTATGCTCGCTGGACACCGGATCATCGACTTCTCCTGGGCGGCGGGGACCGTCTGGTAAAGCCCGGCCAACAGCGTGGTCAACACTCCGGGACAGCTGCACGCGATCTGCGTGCGTACTTTGACGCCCAGTTGCCTGCCCTGGCCACGGTGCGAACAGAGCGTGTGTGGGAGGGACTCTTCGCAGTGACCGCCGACAGCCTTCCCTATATCGGGCCCCATCGTCGATATCCGCGTCACTGGTTCGCCCTGGGCTACGGCGGCAATGGCATGACCTTCGGCTCCCTGGCAGCTCGCCTGCTGCTGGAGCGGTGGCAGGGCGTGAAGTCGCGCGATCACGCGCTGTTCGAGTTCGCTCGTCTGCGCAGGCCCTGA
- a CDS encoding RecQ family ATP-dependent DNA helicase, with protein MKSRASGARVSRVIRHVFGLAGLRPGQQAVIDAVLAKRHTLAIMPTGAGKSLCYQVPAMLMPGMTVVVSPLIALMRDQCDKLSALGLEAVQVNSAIPSGDVQRARAMIGRRAVEFVFTTPEQLAATELRQLLAGAAVDLVVIDEAHCISQWGHDFRPAYLDALSGLRALGSPTVLALTATATPEVIADIERQLDLGPLRVINTGAHRPNLSYQVRPVSSDADKQRQLVDIVRATTGSTVVYAATVRHVDALQALFREEGIAATSYHGRRRAVERGESQDAFMGGAVPIIIATNAFGMGIDKPDIRTVVHYDLPASLDVYYQESGRAGRDGEAADCILLFQRRDRGLQRFFMAGRYPTHDDFLALIEGLRSATRSNAMTVDAIRSAMPSVAASKLRVMLAALKQDGLVRERRGARYELRPQLWTASIEPLVSAYEQRRQRDQTKLEQMVVYAQTALCRTRVLLEALGETVEWSQCGTCDNCRGLSIRAEAVAEGAA; from the coding sequence ATGAAGTCGAGAGCAAGCGGCGCTCGTGTGTCGAGGGTCATCCGTCACGTCTTCGGTCTTGCGGGACTTCGCCCGGGCCAGCAGGCGGTGATTGACGCGGTGCTCGCCAAGCGACATACGCTCGCAATCATGCCCACCGGGGCTGGTAAGTCGCTGTGCTACCAGGTGCCGGCCATGCTGATGCCGGGCATGACCGTCGTCGTGTCGCCGCTGATCGCGTTGATGCGCGACCAGTGCGACAAACTGTCCGCGCTCGGCCTCGAGGCCGTCCAGGTCAACAGCGCGATTCCGAGTGGCGACGTCCAACGCGCCCGCGCCATGATTGGCCGTCGTGCCGTCGAGTTCGTGTTCACGACGCCCGAACAGCTTGCAGCCACGGAACTCCGTCAGTTGCTGGCCGGCGCGGCGGTCGATCTCGTCGTCATCGATGAAGCCCACTGCATCAGTCAATGGGGGCACGACTTCCGGCCGGCGTACCTCGACGCTCTTTCGGGGCTGCGCGCATTGGGGTCGCCCACGGTCCTGGCGCTCACGGCGACCGCGACACCCGAAGTGATTGCCGACATCGAACGGCAACTGGATCTCGGGCCCCTGCGTGTGATCAACACCGGGGCGCATCGTCCGAACCTGTCATACCAGGTGCGGCCCGTCTCGAGCGATGCCGACAAACAGCGCCAACTCGTGGACATCGTCCGCGCGACGACCGGATCCACCGTCGTCTACGCGGCGACGGTGCGCCACGTCGACGCACTGCAGGCGCTGTTTCGAGAAGAGGGGATCGCGGCGACCTCGTACCATGGCCGCCGCCGAGCTGTGGAGCGGGGCGAGTCTCAGGACGCCTTCATGGGCGGGGCGGTGCCCATCATCATCGCCACCAATGCGTTTGGCATGGGCATCGACAAGCCCGACATCCGCACGGTGGTCCACTATGACCTCCCAGCCTCACTCGACGTCTACTACCAGGAGTCGGGTAGAGCCGGCCGCGACGGCGAGGCCGCCGACTGCATCCTGCTGTTCCAGCGACGCGACCGGGGGCTGCAACGATTTTTCATGGCCGGACGGTATCCCACGCACGACGACTTCCTGGCGCTGATCGAGGGCCTCCGCAGTGCGACACGGAGCAACGCGATGACCGTCGATGCGATCCGGAGCGCCATGCCTTCCGTCGCGGCGAGCAAGCTTCGCGTGATGCTGGCTGCGCTGAAACAGGATGGCCTGGTCCGCGAACGTCGCGGTGCGAGATACGAGCTGCGGCCGCAGTTGTGGACTGCGTCCATCGAACCGCTCGTGTCGGCCTACGAACAACGACGTCAGCGAGACCAGACCAAGCTCGAGCAGATGGTCGTTTACGCGCAAACGGCGCTGTGTCGAACGCGTGTCCTGCTGGAGGCGCTCGGCGAAACGGTGGAGTGGTCGCAATGCGGCACATGCGACAACTGCCGCGGCCTGTCGATTCGCGCCGAAGCCGTCGCTGAGGGAGCGGCATGA
- a CDS encoding isochorismatase family cysteine hydrolase, giving the protein MVTVPVVGTALLLIDVINDLAFDGADALIAQAEAMAKCLATLKGRAIGAGVPCIYVNDNFGQWRSDFRRTVMHCTAASSPGRRVSSRLRPTRHDFFVLKPKHSGFFDTTLDTLLKTLRIRRVIVTGIAGNICVLFTANDAYMRDLKLFAPRDCMVSNTTADNAYALHQIETVMKGNVTPSTALRFGRAKRFPRRDE; this is encoded by the coding sequence ATGGTCACAGTGCCGGTCGTGGGGACCGCATTGCTGCTCATCGATGTAATCAACGATTTGGCGTTCGACGGGGCGGACGCGCTCATTGCGCAGGCCGAGGCCATGGCCAAGTGCCTGGCAACCCTGAAGGGCAGGGCGATCGGCGCCGGCGTCCCTTGTATCTACGTCAATGACAACTTCGGTCAATGGCGTTCGGACTTTCGCCGCACGGTGATGCACTGTACAGCGGCAAGTTCTCCCGGCCGACGGGTCTCGTCGCGGCTGCGGCCCACACGTCACGACTTCTTCGTGCTGAAACCCAAGCACTCCGGATTCTTCGACACCACGCTCGACACGCTGCTCAAGACCCTCCGCATTCGCCGCGTGATAGTGACCGGCATCGCCGGCAACATTTGTGTGCTCTTCACTGCCAACGACGCATACATGCGGGACCTGAAGCTGTTTGCCCCGCGCGACTGCATGGTCTCCAACACCACCGCGGACAACGCCTACGCGCTGCATCAAATCGAGACCGTGATGAAGGGCAACGTCACCCCGTCCACGGCCTTGAGGTTTGGTCGCGCCAAACGCTTTCCGCGGCGCGACGAGTGA
- a CDS encoding FAD-dependent oxidoreductase produces MATAQHDTTPYWSTSATFPQFAKLAGNADADVVVVGGGITGLTTAYLLAKAGTRVVVLERGRCAAIDTGHTSAHLTMVTDTRLGTLVTNFGRSHGQAVWDAGLAAIATIDDIVREHAIDAGFEWVDGYLHARFGDGASDQRKHLEADAMLAGELGFDAEYIESVPLVGRPGVRFANQARIHPRQYLAGVAKAIVALGGRIYEHSEADEFCEGPRRVKANGHTVTCADVVIATHNPVVGFGGTAGATLFQTKLALYTSYVIAGRVANGVVPDALWWDTGDPYQFVRVDPHQDYDVVMLGGEDHKTGQEDDTEACYRRLEEHLRVIVPDIELTHRWSGQVIETPDGLPYIGQSADHQYSATGYAGNGLTFGTLAGVIISDAILERSNPWTELFDPSRKALTRGLWDYVKENVDYPYYMIRDRFAGADAKSVRAVRRGQGKVIERNGAKVAAYRDTAGTATLRSAICTHMGCTVGWNAAERTWDCPCHGSRFTTSGKVISGPAETPLSDVD; encoded by the coding sequence ATGGCCACCGCACAGCATGACACCACCCCGTACTGGTCGACGTCGGCCACGTTTCCACAATTTGCCAAGCTGGCCGGTAATGCCGACGCCGATGTCGTCGTGGTCGGTGGTGGGATCACCGGTCTCACTACCGCCTACCTCCTCGCGAAGGCCGGCACACGCGTCGTCGTGCTCGAACGTGGCCGTTGTGCCGCGATCGACACGGGACATACCAGCGCGCACCTGACGATGGTGACCGACACGCGTCTCGGCACGCTGGTGACGAACTTCGGACGCAGCCATGGGCAAGCGGTGTGGGACGCAGGGCTCGCCGCCATCGCCACGATTGACGACATCGTTCGTGAGCACGCCATCGACGCGGGCTTCGAGTGGGTGGACGGCTACCTCCACGCACGGTTCGGCGACGGCGCAAGCGATCAGCGGAAGCACCTCGAGGCCGACGCGATGTTGGCCGGTGAGTTGGGCTTCGATGCCGAATACATCGAGTCAGTACCGCTGGTGGGCCGCCCAGGCGTGCGCTTCGCCAATCAAGCCCGCATCCATCCGCGCCAGTACCTCGCGGGGGTGGCGAAGGCGATCGTGGCACTCGGGGGCCGCATCTACGAGCATTCCGAGGCCGACGAGTTCTGCGAGGGCCCACGCCGTGTGAAGGCCAATGGCCATACGGTGACGTGTGCCGACGTCGTCATCGCGACCCACAATCCCGTGGTGGGCTTCGGCGGCACGGCGGGCGCCACCCTGTTTCAGACCAAGCTGGCGCTGTACACCAGTTACGTGATCGCTGGGCGTGTTGCCAACGGTGTCGTGCCGGATGCGCTCTGGTGGGACACAGGTGACCCCTACCAGTTCGTTCGCGTCGATCCGCACCAGGACTACGACGTGGTGATGCTTGGCGGCGAAGACCACAAGACCGGGCAAGAGGACGATACCGAGGCGTGCTATCGGCGCCTCGAAGAGCATCTCCGGGTAATCGTTCCGGATATCGAATTGACGCATCGCTGGTCGGGCCAAGTCATCGAGACGCCCGATGGCCTGCCGTACATCGGCCAGAGCGCCGACCACCAATACTCGGCGACCGGATACGCCGGCAATGGCCTGACGTTCGGGACGTTGGCTGGTGTCATCATCTCGGACGCCATCCTCGAGCGCTCGAACCCGTGGACCGAGCTGTTCGATCCCAGTCGAAAAGCGCTGACCCGCGGCCTGTGGGACTACGTCAAGGAAAACGTGGACTACCCGTATTACATGATTCGCGATCGCTTTGCCGGCGCCGACGCGAAATCCGTTCGTGCGGTCAGACGCGGCCAGGGAAAGGTCATCGAACGGAATGGCGCCAAGGTCGCGGCGTATCGCGACACGGCTGGCACCGCCACGCTGCGCTCCGCCATCTGCACGCACATGGGCTGCACGGTGGGCTGGAATGCGGCCGAGCGCACATGGGATTGCCCCTGTCACGGATCGAGGTTCACGACGTCTGGCAAAGTCATCTCCGGACCGGCCGAAACGCCACTCTCCGACGTTGACTGA
- a CDS encoding SDR family NAD(P)-dependent oxidoreductase yields the protein MGRPFAIVTGASSGIGLELAEICAQEGFDLLLAADRCELQAAAHRLRGFGAAVTAVETDLATTAGVDQLWAAAAGRPVDALLANAGHGLGHAFLEQDFDDVRHVIDTNITGTIYLIQLAARQMRERSTGRILITGSIAGFIPGTYQAVYNGTKAFVDSFAFALRAELKHSGVTVTCLMPGATDTDFFERADMLDTKVGQGAKDDPVDVARAGYDAMMRGDGDVVSGWKNKVQSALANVTPAGMPAEQHRRMAEPGGGDKPGQ from the coding sequence ATGGGTAGACCATTTGCCATCGTCACAGGGGCCTCGTCAGGTATCGGGCTCGAGTTGGCTGAAATTTGTGCGCAGGAGGGGTTCGATCTGCTCCTCGCAGCGGATCGTTGCGAACTGCAGGCGGCCGCTCACCGGCTCCGCGGTTTCGGTGCGGCGGTCACCGCGGTGGAAACCGACCTGGCCACGACTGCTGGCGTCGACCAACTGTGGGCTGCCGCTGCTGGCAGACCCGTCGATGCGCTCCTGGCCAACGCCGGGCACGGCCTCGGGCATGCCTTCCTCGAACAGGATTTCGACGATGTGCGACACGTCATCGATACGAACATCACGGGCACGATCTACCTGATCCAGCTCGCTGCGCGGCAGATGCGCGAGCGCAGCACGGGCCGCATTCTGATCACCGGCTCGATTGCTGGCTTCATCCCCGGCACCTATCAAGCGGTTTACAACGGCACCAAGGCGTTCGTCGACTCGTTCGCGTTCGCCTTGCGCGCAGAGTTGAAACACAGTGGCGTGACGGTGACGTGCCTGATGCCGGGAGCCACGGACACAGACTTCTTCGAGCGAGCCGACATGCTGGACACCAAAGTCGGCCAGGGGGCCAAAGACGACCCCGTCGATGTGGCCCGCGCCGGCTACGACGCGATGATGCGTGGCGACGGCGACGTGGTCAGCGGCTGGAAGAACAAGGTCCAGTCGGCGCTAGCCAACGTCACGCCCGCCGGAATGCCGGCCGAACAGCATCGCCGCATGGCCGAGCCTGGCGGCGGCGACAAGCCAGGCCAGTAA
- a CDS encoding arylesterase: MLHRTAGALALLTSLVSTAACGADALPTAPSTSRASSPIVAVLGDSLSVSPSREASFPAVLQRRLEAEGLKWRVVNAGRYGDTTAQGLARLDDVLRERPAVLILALGANDGLNGVPVAIVRRQLDEIIRTSRSHGARVLLCGMETPPFHGWDYSLAFHAIYPDLAAFYDLPLVPFLLAGVFGDFDLNQPDMIHPNAAGAQRIADTVWPFLEPMVRVESLTAAR, translated from the coding sequence ATGCTCCACCGAACGGCTGGCGCGCTGGCCCTGCTGACCTCCCTCGTCAGTACGGCCGCGTGCGGCGCTGATGCCCTGCCGACGGCACCCTCGACGTCCAGGGCGTCCTCCCCAATTGTCGCGGTACTCGGCGACAGCCTCTCGGTGTCTCCGTCGCGCGAGGCAAGCTTTCCTGCCGTGCTTCAGCGCCGGCTCGAGGCCGAGGGACTGAAGTGGCGAGTCGTCAACGCCGGGCGTTACGGCGATACGACTGCGCAAGGACTCGCCCGGCTGGACGACGTGCTCCGCGAGAGGCCTGCCGTGCTGATTCTTGCGCTTGGCGCCAACGATGGGCTAAACGGCGTGCCGGTGGCTATCGTCAGACGTCAACTCGACGAGATCATCCGGACATCGAGGTCGCATGGTGCGCGCGTGCTGCTGTGCGGAATGGAAACGCCGCCCTTTCACGGATGGGACTACTCTTTGGCGTTCCACGCCATCTATCCCGATCTTGCAGCCTTCTACGACCTGCCCCTCGTGCCCTTCCTGCTGGCCGGAGTGTTCGGCGACTTCGATCTCAATCAGCCCGATATGATTCACCCCAACGCGGCAGGCGCGCAGCGGATCGCCGATACCGTGTGGCCCTTCCTCGAGCCGATGGTCCGCGTCGAGTCGCTCACCGCGGCGCGCTGA
- a CDS encoding DUF6496 domain-containing protein, producing MATYSKAASKSVESTMRRRKAGTLKSGSGKTVRSRKQAIAIGLNEAREEGAKVPRKASGPRKRASKKR from the coding sequence ATGGCGACGTACAGCAAGGCCGCGTCGAAAAGCGTCGAGTCGACGATGCGACGTCGGAAGGCGGGCACGCTGAAGAGCGGCTCGGGAAAGACGGTCAGGAGTCGCAAGCAAGCGATCGCGATTGGCCTCAACGAAGCCCGGGAGGAGGGCGCCAAGGTACCGCGCAAAGCCTCGGGCCCTCGCAAGCGCGCTAGCAAGAAGCGCTAG
- a CDS encoding zinc-dependent alcohol dehydrogenase codes for MRAVCWEGTEKIQVETVPDPVILNPRDAIIKVTTTAICGSDLHIYDGYIPTMQKGDVLGHEFMGEVVEVGKEATRLNVGDRVVVPFTIACGHCYYCKEQLWSLCDNSNPNAWMAEKLYGYSGSGLFGYSHMYGGYPGGQAEYARVPFADVGPLKVPDTLTDEQVLFLSDIFPTGYMAAENCNIRPGDTVAVWGCGPVGQFAIKSAYLLGAERVIAIDRFAERLELASSQGEAETLNYERVDVLDALRQMTGGQGPDSCIDAVGLEAHGTTLDAWYDRAKTSMLMATDRTHALRQAISACRKGGTVSIPGVYGGWLDKFPMGAAFAKGLTLKMGQTHMHKYMPILLDRIERGEIDPSFIITHRIGLEDAPAMYRTFRDKHDSCIKVVMKPGEATPDKAKAGHERRRADLDRNVELGSAGTGRE; via the coding sequence ATGCGAGCCGTCTGCTGGGAAGGCACGGAGAAGATCCAGGTGGAGACGGTTCCGGACCCCGTCATCCTCAACCCGCGCGACGCCATCATCAAGGTGACGACGACCGCGATCTGCGGGTCCGATCTGCACATCTACGACGGCTACATCCCGACGATGCAGAAGGGCGACGTACTCGGCCACGAGTTCATGGGCGAAGTCGTCGAGGTCGGGAAAGAGGCGACGCGGCTCAACGTCGGCGATCGCGTCGTGGTGCCGTTCACCATCGCCTGCGGCCACTGCTACTACTGCAAGGAGCAGCTCTGGTCGCTGTGCGACAACTCGAATCCGAATGCGTGGATGGCCGAAAAACTCTACGGCTATTCCGGGTCCGGCCTGTTCGGGTACTCGCACATGTACGGCGGCTACCCCGGCGGGCAGGCGGAATACGCGCGCGTCCCGTTTGCAGACGTCGGCCCGCTGAAGGTGCCTGACACGCTCACCGACGAGCAGGTCCTCTTCCTGTCCGACATCTTCCCCACCGGCTACATGGCGGCTGAGAACTGCAACATCAGGCCCGGCGACACGGTGGCGGTCTGGGGTTGTGGCCCGGTCGGGCAGTTTGCGATCAAAAGCGCCTATCTCCTCGGCGCCGAGCGCGTGATCGCGATCGATCGCTTCGCCGAACGGCTCGAGCTCGCATCCTCACAGGGTGAAGCCGAGACGTTGAATTATGAGCGGGTCGACGTCCTCGATGCGCTCCGTCAGATGACCGGCGGCCAGGGGCCGGATTCATGCATCGATGCTGTCGGCCTCGAGGCGCACGGCACGACGCTCGACGCCTGGTATGACCGCGCGAAGACGTCGATGTTGATGGCAACCGATCGGACGCATGCGCTGCGCCAGGCCATCAGTGCCTGCCGCAAGGGCGGGACGGTGTCCATTCCAGGCGTCTACGGCGGATGGCTCGACAAGTTCCCCATGGGCGCCGCATTCGCCAAGGGCCTGACCCTCAAGATGGGCCAGACTCACATGCACAAGTACATGCCGATCCTGCTCGATCGCATCGAACGAGGCGAAATCGACCCATCCTTCATCATCACGCACCGGATTGGCCTGGAAGATGCGCCGGCCATGTATCGCACCTTTCGCGACAAGCACGACTCGTGCATCAAGGTCGTCATGAAGCCTGGCGAGGCGACGCCAGACAAAGCCAAGGCGGGCCATGAGCGTCGGCGTGCCGATCTCGATCGGAATGTCGAGCTGGGGTCTGCAGGAACGGGCCGCGAGTAG
- a CDS encoding mechanosensitive ion channel family protein has protein sequence MQPFAEGWRRLEAFLTSGIAGSEFTPLRLLTVLVLVTVLVWVTRRVTRWLIEHVLARRGFDIGMREGLGAIVRYVVISLGALVILQAAGIDLTSLNVLVGAIGVGLGFGLQNITSNFFSGLILLFERPIRIGDRVEISGCVGEVKEIAARATTLVTDENVAIIVPNSQFVSERVTNWSRPGTLTAYIVPFFVSHESDPERVQQVLLAAASQHRNVLQNPAPEVEFVEAGMGALRFHLQVWSTEHLKTSGTLKSDLNFEVWRQLAAAGVTISPVHRVLPAGVPLAQRSST, from the coding sequence ATGCAACCTTTCGCCGAAGGATGGCGCCGGCTCGAAGCATTCCTGACGTCGGGCATTGCAGGGAGCGAATTCACGCCGCTCCGGCTCCTGACGGTTCTCGTCTTGGTCACGGTGCTGGTCTGGGTGACCAGGCGTGTGACGCGATGGCTGATCGAGCACGTGCTGGCACGCCGCGGCTTCGACATCGGTATGCGCGAAGGGCTTGGCGCCATCGTTCGATACGTGGTCATTTCTCTGGGAGCCCTCGTGATCCTTCAGGCGGCGGGCATCGACCTCACGTCGTTGAACGTGCTGGTCGGCGCCATCGGTGTGGGTCTCGGTTTTGGTCTCCAGAACATCACGAGTAACTTCTTCAGCGGGCTGATCCTGCTATTTGAACGGCCGATCCGGATTGGTGACCGCGTCGAAATCTCTGGATGTGTCGGCGAGGTGAAGGAGATCGCGGCCCGTGCTACCACCTTGGTCACCGACGAGAACGTCGCGATTATCGTGCCGAACTCGCAGTTTGTCTCCGAACGCGTCACGAACTGGAGCCGCCCGGGAACGTTGACCGCGTACATCGTGCCGTTTTTCGTCTCTCACGAATCAGATCCAGAACGAGTGCAACAAGTGCTGCTGGCGGCGGCCAGTCAGCACCGAAACGTGCTCCAGAATCCGGCGCCGGAGGTCGAATTTGTCGAAGCAGGAATGGGCGCGCTTCGGTTTCATCTGCAAGTGTGGAGTACTGAGCATCTGAAGACGTCCGGAACGCTAAAGAGCGACCTGAACTTCGAGGTGTGGCGTCAACTGGCAGCGGCAGGCGTGACGATTTCACCGGTGCACCGCGTCCTGCCGGCGGGTGTGCCACTCGCGCAGCGATCGTCGACGTAA
- a CDS encoding YybH family protein: MPADAEIRRIIESHADAVRRGDVESMLADFAEDVVLFDVVDPLRRFGRATAHARAAEWVAAYNGVINWDNLDVAIICDEAAGFASMLSRVRGTLKTGDRVDMWFRKTLGLQKRGDRWLIVHDHGSVSFNPESGQASLGLQP, translated from the coding sequence ATGCCAGCAGATGCCGAAATCCGACGCATTATCGAGTCGCACGCCGACGCGGTTCGGCGAGGCGATGTCGAGTCGATGCTGGCCGACTTTGCTGAGGACGTGGTGCTGTTCGATGTCGTCGATCCACTCCGACGTTTCGGCCGAGCCACAGCGCACGCGCGCGCGGCTGAGTGGGTGGCCGCTTACAACGGAGTGATCAACTGGGACAACCTTGACGTTGCCATCATCTGCGACGAGGCAGCCGGCTTCGCTTCGATGCTGAGCCGCGTGAGGGGGACCCTCAAGACTGGTGACCGGGTAGACATGTGGTTCCGGAAGACCCTCGGCCTGCAGAAGCGCGGGGACCGCTGGCTCATCGTTCATGACCATGGATCGGTCTCGTTCAACCCGGAAAGCGGTCAGGCGTCGCTCGGGCTGCAGCCGTAG